The following are encoded in a window of Magnolia sinica isolate HGM2019 chromosome 11, MsV1, whole genome shotgun sequence genomic DNA:
- the LOC131219052 gene encoding uncharacterized protein LOC131219052, with product MDQFVSSEQRQSTLNSRWKKEERKEVCRVIGRFFFGNALSFNLCNSPYFSAMCEAIGKFGPGLKPPSMHEMRTWILKEEVANTDSLMKAYKASWKTYGCSIMSDGWTDGKNRSIINFLINSPIGTMFYKSIDASDSIKDGNLLFEYLDEIVEEIGEENVVQVITDNHSSYVSAGKKLMDKRKRIYWTPCAAHCIDLMLEDIGKMKIYSETLEKARTVTKFIYGHGIVLSMMRSFTNNHELLRPAVTRFATSYLTLRSIYKQKNGLIAMFASEQWCSCSWAKKPEGIKVRAIIMFDPKFWPHVALCVKSTMPLVSVLREVDSEERPAMGFIYELMDSAKEKLHLIAMM from the coding sequence ATGGATCAATTTGTTAGTAGTGAGCAACGTCAATCCACATTGAATTcaaggtggaagaaggaagaaagaaaagaagtatgTAGGGTgattggaagatttttttttgggaatgctttgtcattcaacctatgtaatagcccATACTTTTCAGCAATGTGTGAGGCTATTGGCAAGTTTGGACCGGGATTGAAGCCACCATCCATGCATGAGATGAGAACATGGATACTAAAAGAGGAGGTTGCTAATACTGATAGTTTAATGAAAGCATACAAAGCTTCCTGGAAAACTTATGGATGTTCAATTATGTCTGATGGTTGGACGGATGGAAAGAATAGAAGCATCATTAATTTTTTGATCAATTCTCCGATCGGAACAATGTTTTACAAGTCTATTGATGCTTCAGATTCAATAAAAGATGGGAATTTGTTATTCGAATATCTTGATGAAATTGTGGAAGAAATTGGGGAAGAAAATGTGGTCCAGGTTATCACGGATAACCATTCAAGCTATGTGAGTGCTGGGAAGAAGTTGATGGATAAGAGGAAAAGGATATATTGGACTCCGTGTGCTGCACATTGCATAGATTTGATGTTGGAGGAtattggaaaaatgaaaatatattctgaaacgcTTGAAAAGGCAAGGACAGTGACGAAGTTTATTTATGGACATGGAATTGTATTGAGCATGATGAGAAGCTTCACGAATAACCATGAGCTTCTACGGCCGGCAGTAACACGCTTTGCAACATCATACCTCACCCTTAGAAGTATTTACAAGCAAAAGAATGGTCTTATAGCCATGTTTGCATCGGAACAATGGTGCTCATGTTCATGGGCTAAAAAACCTGAAGGAATAAAGGTACGGGCTATTATAATGTTTGATCCGAAGTTTTGGCCTCATGTTGCCTTATGTGTTAAGAGCACCATGCCATTGGTAAGCGTTTTAAGAGAAGTAGATTCGGAAGAGAGGCCAGCAATGGGGTTCATTTATGAATTGATGGACTCAGCGAAGGAGAAATTGCATTTAATTGCAATGATGTAA